One Oryzias melastigma strain HK-1 unplaced genomic scaffold, ASM292280v2 sc00311, whole genome shotgun sequence genomic window, ttcacACTTTAATGGTTGCATCTTGAACAGATTCTTCTCATGGAAAAGTGAGCTGTGAGCCTACAAAGCGTGGATCAACGTTTCTACGTTTCCTCTGTTATAGCAGCTCCAGATATCCTGCAGGAGCTTAAataaatgcatcattttttcatttcacacaatgcttttttttctttgtcataaaGTAAACAACATTCGTGAAGCGTCCATGCAAGTTTCCGCTGCTGCTgcgttttcttcattttccagAGTGCGAGCAGCTTTAATCCTTTACAGTGAATTCAAAGCAGGCAGGTGAAAACAGTAAACATCATAGTGACAGTGACACAGTTAACGTTCAATCAGGAATACTGCGTTTAAAAGAGCTGGATTCAGCTGaactcaaagtgcttttttaaaaaaaatccctctgaAAATCCGTAAATGTAGACAAAAATTCTCAAATTAAGCACAAATCATGACATATAACAGCTTCataagcagcattttttttcaaagttcacGTGAAGGAAATGAGGTGTTTTTATGgccacttttaaaaaaaatacaaaataacaaaaaatgtagagGATGTAAGGCAGAGTTCATCTTGAGGATGAGCCGGTCTGACAGaggcaacaaaaaacaaaaacaaggtgAGGCTGGAAAGAAGAGGAAGTGGTTTCTGCTGCGTCGCCCCAGACCAACTGTTAGGTCACCTGATGAATCAGCCCTTTCTCTgggtcatgtttgtcctccagcTCCTCGTCGGAGTCTGAAGGAACgagagaaaatgaaactttcacTGATTCTGCAGTCATAGCTGGTAAAGGAGAATGTGATAAGTGTGGATTATTATCACTGAAATGTTCTAAACCTGAAgatgaggtttttttgggcaaacaatcttaaagtccctctcctcattttttaatctactttaaAAGCATCCTCACTAGGggtgaaaatatttatttttgattcatGTCATAATTTGTGGTCAACTATACAATTCATCGATGTTATTGGTTgattttgaacgatccgattcattaatgatggttgatcattttttctgtcatcaCATGTGTTGTCCGCCGTGATGGCACtaggttgtttttatgttatggtaaaataaaccaaccatgtctcaatccaaatggtatcaATTAGGGATGGGAATCGctggtacctcacgatacgatacgcgatacatgacTCATAATGTCAATGATATCGCAGTACTGTGATAATTGGAACATCTCACCAATGGATGAGGATTATAACGTTTTACAgtctcttcaaacaaaaataagagatccatacttggtgagaacacatggagaatcaatcgcaggactgaTTATCACAATACATCGCCATATCGATATCAAtacaattgatttatttcattttgaaaatgttttatgatgtaTAGGTTGATTCAATAAACAACTTGCTTAAGACAATTCCATTTGTCTGGATTGTAGGATTACAAATCCATgaatcgattaatcgttacatcCCAGGTTCCCCATAGTCTTTCATTAATGGTTATGCCATTTaaggcaaaattaaaaacctttgtcgttttctaggacatcagCCGAATCTGACTTGCTTCCTTACCCCTCTGGCTCCTCACTATTGCTCCAACTGTAGAAGCACTTGAAGCTGCAGTGGTGTGTTTTTAAGGAGGAGTCGTAGCAACTTAGGACTGGCTGTCCCCCCAATTTTTCATGcaggtgtgctctgaagcacagaagtttacatttaaatgtaagtattttaTCACTCAATGTGACACTCAAAGGACTTTTTGTCGTAGCattaaataaagatataaaactgATGGTACGTATTTTACGAGTGATGGCAGCTATccgctaacgtagatgaccagTACTAATGAGATCATCACTCGGTAGTAACGTCtaaatttaaagacactattttttccatatcttGCTTGCTTGGAGGGATACATTTGGGGaaagggagaagctgtaggggaagAGAAACAATTCGGATTTAGctataatttctgcagagcggcagaaatttgcctctgagttgtgggcgggacttgtTGGCAAGGATAAGGTCCAattttgcaccgctaatgttcgtttgggggtgtgaggggctgtaaggtagcggtagagtgtgtaaacagagagttctcagttatgggtgatgggaaaggAGGCGGGGTTGTTCCGCAAAAGCAGTCCAACTCACAACTCAGAgcaaactcctgccgctctgcagaaactatgtccacaggtttttgattctgctttaaaacagcataatcatcattaaaagacggctgggaacgcttttacagaAGATcgaaagatgattggagtgagtctttaaaaattCAACTAAATCTAAACAaggtttaaacaaacaaaaaaagacacaaaagagTATTTTTTGGATTGTAGCTGATAAAAGACCAGACCTGCCAGTGACTCCGGTGGAGAGTAGAACTGtccgtccgtctgtctgtcGGACAGAGGCCCTGGACCCATGACAGGCGTGCGCTCTACCGAGTCCACGAAGGGCTGATATCCTGACACACAAACGGTAGAGACACAACTATAACACCAGGAAGGAAATCCATCGGTGCTAGAGATCATTGACATTCACTCGACTACCATTCATGTGATGAAATTCTAAACATCAATTCATTTATCAGACATTCACACTTTATCTGTTTgtcaaaaactgcttttatataaaagaaaacttcagaAGGTAGAAATTATTACCAAATGAATTTGTGGTAGtagaaaaaatgattataatacAAGAAATTACATCAAGGAGAAATTTCATACattactttataaaaatgtaatgtttgaagTTGGTTTGaattcattatttacatttttaaactaaacactAGTTAGCACTAGTAGATTTAATaattagtaaaacatttatcatattttttttaaaccatatttttagaaatatgtaatatgaaaataaaagtgcttCATCAATAAAAGGTTGTTCTTTTTGTGCTGATGGAGGGTGAGTTGTGTCAGATCTAGAACGCCATTATTcagttattgaagttataaactggccaatcagatgcatcaATAAAAGTCTAACGATCAAAATAATTGATTGACGGATTTCATGTTGCACactttaaagagttaaaagtgTTGTCTTCCAACAAACTCCCTCCTGATTgagagagtggttgccgtagaaacatcgactcagaccaactcaaaccaatcactgctgactgGCGTTGTCTGGTTCCACATccgtattgtgaaaaaatggcaactaaattgacttcatgtGGTTGAGACCAGAACTaagtcattttctgtgggtgacgtcacactcactcactcactcaagtgctaattttttttttttaataaaatgaaaaatgtcttcttttatcGCGAAACTTTTGTGACTCACTGATCTCGTCTTCGGCCTCCTGAGGCAGCACCTTGAAGTCGAGCAGCCACGTCTCGATCCAGGCCAACACGAAGGACATGATGGGCAGCAGGTACCCGAACGCCCCCTGACTCAACAACTACACACACAGACTGATTATAAACTCACCCTGAAGGAACTGAACAACATCATTCTACACATTCTTTCCAGATGAGCGTGAACACGTGAAAAGACAAACAGTTTACGTCAGCACGGGGGTGGAAGGGTAGTGGTTTAAAGTCATCTTTCTAAAATCTCTAAAGGCTCATAAAACCAAACATCAAATCAAAGTGATGCTTGTTGCTTTAATCCTATATTTAAATTTCTCTCTGAACTAACGCAGACCAATGACATCATGGAGATcatgttttaaagacaaaaaaaaagagataatttGTGGAAATGATTCTGCTGAACTTTCCCTGTTTTCAAAAGATAACTATAAATCTACGTTCATTCTGGGCCTGAGATGATCAAGAATACGCGGTTAGCATTCGTCCATGTAGGCAGTGGTTTTCATACTGGACTGTCAGTACTCAACACTAgcacatgtctgccacctacagtaaaaagaggcttggtgtgaaatgtcaaagcggtgcaaatctggtgaatcttgctgcaggcttcttctttcacagctctattgcaatatatgaaagatttggtgtcacaGAATTTCAACAGGACTCAAATCCGaattaataatttctccttcacaatcaattttcaaacagtcaGCCCTTCCACAAATAAAAAGGGGCGCAGTCCATATGACagtaccaaatccgagtccctgattggtcaaacctcAAGTAGTTTAACTCACAGCGGTCATGGACACACATATTGCATGTAGAgccttaaaacagttttaaaaatctgagagttttgaacacagaatcCTGAAACCTGCATTTATGCCCATTGACGTAGACTTTTCAGTGAGAGTCTTGGCTTGAACGTACAATGTACAGGGTGGAGTGACTGCAGCTTAAGGCgtgctcatattttcttcttgaatcattttgtgtttcatttctttcctCCGTTTGGAGTGATCCTTACCTTTGACAAAATGACTTTTACAATCAGGAAGGCACAGCTGATTGCAGTGGTGATCTACAGGGGGGGAAAAAGAGCAGAAGTGTTTCTCATGTCCAACAGCATAATCATGTATAAGAGTTCAttctgttgatgtttttcagcTGTAAAGACAAAAACTCGTTTCTTTGAACTCTGCATCTTCAGTTCTTACAAAATTCTTCACAGCTCCTCTTGAAAGCATGTTTTACTCTTCATCAGAGCTGAAACAGATATTTTTCTatctaaaaaaagttattttctcttTGCTCTTGAGCTTTTGTAAGATTATCTTTCTGAGTAATTTGTCCTGCTCCACAGAATCACATAAGACATTCACATTTAGGTTTTCTCTTAAAGCCAAAAACCTCATAAAAGTAACATTAACAATTTAAATAGTTGagcatatattaaaaaaacatatttaataaatgcaaTGTTGTTTCTCCTCTTGTATATAACCAAGAGGAGAAAATCAAAACCAATATAAATCTTTTTCCATAATTTTAAGAGAAACGGACGAGATTTTTCTCAGTCTTTCGTTCTCTGAAAACGTTTTGGCCGTTCACACCTGAAGCTTTGCACATTCAGAGCAGCTGCCaatcctttttatttctttttatccacCTTGTGGCTGAAGCTACACATTGCAGGAtagagaaagacagaaaagaggAAAGTAATTCCAATTTTCTGCAGCTTTACCTATTTGAATTGTTTTCCGagtataaaatagaaaagattttttaaaaaatccccaaaaaaagaaaacaaaggaacTCACAGCGATGGCCCACCAGTGACGGAGCTTACAGATGGCGTAAGCCAAGATAAGAGCAGAGAACCTGAAGACAGCCAGaagctgcaaaacaaaaaagaaaaagggattttaatcataaatataaaatgtatttatatgacatatatttttattaatgagaGGTCAAAATCTTACAAAAATGTCGAAGAAAGAGGCATGGTAGTCATATTGCAGAACCTCTTTTTCCAGCTGTGCCTGAATGCTGCCATTCACCTGAGGACAAACGTAGCAGGCCCACAAAGACAGAACAGAGTTAAACTTGAAATACAGGGACTGAATTTCTGAGAAAGAATTCCAGAAACTAAAATTTTCCTAATCATAACggaaaagctgcatttttccaGGTCACTTCAGTGTTtccagctttgttttttaaatacattatcGACTTCCATTTTCAACTTGCACACTAATCCTTTATTTTTGCAggtttgtactttattttaataaaacagaagagTTTTCCCTCAAACTAGATCAAAAATGGTTTGCTAaagattaaagtttttcttcaagCAAAGAGAGAATTTCTTTGTCTCATATAAGCTTAAATAAATCCCAGATCCAGCACGGCATTGCAGCCGCAGGAGCAGACTGCAGGGAAATGCAGCCGCAGATATCAGTGCCAAATTACAGGAAAATTCAGATGCAGCTGCCTTACTGCAGATTCATGAAGCTGCAAGTGCAGACTGCAGCTCTCCTATGACTGCATGAAGTCCTCTCAGCTGAATCATCAGATCCAGTGACTAAGTTTAAACCAGTGGATTTTGAAACTGGAATAAGTAAGTagagtttatttataaagcacttttcctGACAGCAGTCACAAAGTGGTTTACAGgatatgagtaaaaaaatacacaaaatatataaaagagaCATATAGAatacaacacatttaaaagtacataaaatTATAGAAACAGTCAACCAGACAGAGGCCCTCAGCCTTTGGGAAGGGGTATAGGGCTGGATGAGGTCTGGGATGTATGAAGGGGCTTCTCCATGAAGGACTCTAAAGGTCAGgactaagattttaaaatgaattctaaaagcGAAGTGAAGAGACTTTAAAATGGGGCTGATGTGTGTGATCAATCACTTGTGATGGCCTTATCTTTGGTTTGCAGTGATCCAAACTGCTCTTTGAACCCGTTTTAAGGTTGATTGTCTACACAGCAGCCGGCAGAGACCAAGCTGCTCGAAAGCAAACTTTTTGATAGCAAacatgacagcactaaaaaCCCTGCAGATGACTTTACAGATTGACCTTCCAGGTTTATTTcagaatatttataaaatgtaggcTGTTAAACGAAAGGTCACCTATTTTCAGGTttgcacagaaaacattcaaGTGTTCATCAGgccacaaaaagcaaaaattatttttaaaaataaaacagtgatgCATCGTTTTTAATGAACTTGAATGGGTTTTCAGCAGAGCTGTTTCGTAAGATGACAAAGAGcaataaaaaatgcttcattATCCTCCACACAACAACTGAGGTGGAAAGAAATATGAGGTACAGTACAAACACTTCCTCAAGCCAGCCACAGAGTTGAGCAGCTTCAGAAATCCTTTCAACAGCTCGATAAAACCCAGCGAGTCACGACTAAGAAGGCTGTGTCTGTGAACAATAGCTGCAGaatgaaaatgaatcaaattcaattaaaataggATCTAGGCTTCCCTTTGACAGCCCCTCATTGTGTCTAAACCTCTGGACAGACTGGTCTTACATTGAGCTCTATGATCCAGAGCATGGTGATGAAcagcaggtcaaaggtcacgaAGAGGCAGAAGGTCCTCCTCACGTCAGAAATGCACTTCTTATCCGCCGCTTCGTACGACTCCAGCCTGGCAGAGGCGACAATACTGCTGACAGAACCCATTCTCTTCCCAGTGAGTCGGGAATCCATGCTGCTCTCCATCGCTGGCCACGCCCCCCCAGACAGGGCAGGCCCCCCCTACTGCTTAAAAGGAGTTCTCGGAGTCACACGACGTGGGGGAGAACACCATCCCTGCAtgggacaaataaaaacaaatgtcaaataCAGCTTTTGAGTGGAGTCGGATTCAGAGAACAGAGAACCTGTCAGGTCATGGTCACAGCTAACAGCTAAATGCTACAATCTCTGCAGGGTTTGGACTCTAGGTCCAAAGTTATAGTTGGAGCATGAAGAAGTGAAATAGGGCTgctacaaacaattattttattagtcaactaatcactgattatttttccgattagtcgattaatggGGTCATCCGCAAAATGGATGttaagcacacatcttaaccatccgacacttttttttctatgtgaacattcactcattggccactttattaggtacatactaatttctaatcagccaatcacattgcagcaagTCAATGCATTTAGACATATAGACATAGTCAAGACAATCTCCTGTatttcaaaccgagcatcagaattGAAAGGTGATTGCCAGACAGAAATTCATAAAATGCCAATTtcctgggattttcacccacaaccatctctatgGTTTACagaaaattttcagaaaaagattCCAGAGCACAGTCCTGTGGATGGAAATGTTTTGTTGACCCCagatgtcagaggagaatggccagactggttccagctgatagaaaggcttttagctattttttggaTGTGAGAAatcttttaagacattttacttGTGGTTTTATCCAACGTCTTAATGCCTCAGagaatgaaattattttagcCCTCACCAATGTAAAGCAGAGCACTCTTAGATATCAGTCGTCAATCTGGAGGTTCTGGTATGGACGCATTTTTTAAGCCcttctatttttaagtttgtaataTGGGTTTTTACATTGATTCTTATGTCTATTGGTATTAGtacttttatattaattattactgtatcttatatttatgaatgttgtttgttttttatagtctGTGTTGTTTTGGACCTTGAGTCCGTATTAAAATCCTTCTTCTTAACCTTATTTATAAGGAGTAAAAATCCCCACTTAAAGTGAGCACTTTTTCTCAAgcaaatcagtttttaaagaaatttgaacaaaatgtttcaatgtTTAGTCTTATGGCGCTGAATCGTAAACCAAACTGTGAACCTGTGAATCGAGTCAGTATTTTGACAATGACACCCAAACGATTACATCACAAAGACAAAGCATACTTGAAACAAGTAAGTCCTGTATGAAACTCTTCTGTAAGAACACAGGTGACACTCCACTTCTTTTAGCTTCAAAACTGACCAGCTGttcatcaaatattatttttatcctatttttaATGCAGGTTTTTAGGACACCGAttgaaacagaaacaataagaactttgtgttttggattctgatatttaaaaataggaagtaaaaatgtgtgcttttgctcattaaaaaaaaaaagttaattagtTCCTATCATCTGACTAGAAAAACCTCAATTCAACCCCCAAATTTAGATTCTGACCAAGAAAGTCCTGATGCTATTCTGTAAACCTTTAAAGCATTTAGGGAAGTGAAACCGTCACATATCCCTTCAAGCTCCAGCAAACGTGCAGTAAATCAGCGTGGCTGTCCACAAGTCCACCATTTTTGTGTACCATTGTCCTCTGAAATGACTTCATTTCAGGACATACGTGTCAATGTTTCATTGAAACAGGAGCTTAAACACGGATGAGTAAAGTCCAGAAATCCAAATGAGACCTACGATTCAGAAAAACCTCCCATCACATACTGTGGCTCCGCCTCCAGCATCATCGTGCATGGGGGAGCATTTCCAGCCACAGCTCACatttaaacaactaaaaatcAACTGAAATAAACCAAcagttctttgatttaatgaGGTGAAAATATTAGAGAGAATGAGAACCTTTAACAGGACTCCAAATACTGTTgataatttcaaaaattatcTTGTTTTGCCATTTCATTGAGTGTGTCAAACTTTGATaaacatgacagaaaaatcTTTCTGAGTTTCTTTTCTTGGTGCATAATGGATCAgtattattttaatccaatGTGTGGAGCTGTTTCTCCACCCTGAAAGTGATGAGTTAAGCTAGAAATATGGAGAAGGATTACGAAAATTAAGCCTANNNNNNNNNNNNNNNNNNNNNNNNNNNNNNNNNNNNNNNNNNNNNNNNNNNNNNNNNNNNNNNNNNNNNNNNNNNNNNNNNNNNNNNNNNNNNNNNNNNNNNNNNNNNNNNNNNNNNNNNNNNNNNNNNNNNNNNNNNNNNNNNNNNNNNNNNNNNNNNNNNNNNNNNNNNNNNNNNNNNNNNNNNNNNNNNNNNNNNNNNNNNNNNNNNNNNNNNNNNNNNNNNNNNNNNNNNNNNNNNNNNNNNNNNNNNNNNNNNNNNNNNNNNNNNNNNNNNNNNNNNNNNNNNNNNNNNNNNNNNNNNNNNNNNNNNNNNNNNNNNNNNNNNNNNNNNNNNNNNNNNNNNNNNNNNNNNNNNNNNNNNNNNNNNNNNNNNNNNNNNNNNNNNNNNNNNNNNNNNNNNNNNNNNNNNNNNNNNNNNNNNNNNNNNNNNNNNNNNNNNNNNNNNNNNNNNNNNNNNNNNNNNNNNNNNNNNNNNNNNNNNNNNNNNNNNAGCTGTTTCTCAGCCCTGAAATTGATGAGTTAAGCTAGAAATATGGAGATTGATTACGAAAATGAAGCCTAAGATcatatttctttactcaaatcatgAACCAGGAGCACATTATAAAAGGCTGATGTGTCCatttgtagacaactagattcAAGCACATCTTAGTTTTCCTTCTCTGAGCTGGCTTaaaactgcacagctggatagctccaatattctcatttttgttgcaccagtaatgttaggttgaaaGCTAGCGgaaaagagtgtaaacagagagctctcagttatggatGATGGGGAGAGGAGGCGGAGTTGCCAATAGTCTCGTctacaactcagaagcaaacttctaatgaaatactgctgctctgcagaaactatgtccaaaaaaacaagtttttttagctaaaattggcaaaaatcattattaaaagaccactgagaacgcttggaaaacagatcagaagGTGATTGGAGTGAGTTATTGAAGCAGATTTGAACAGACAGGAGGGTGATAGAAGGCAAATTCTCGGTTTGCCAAAGCTGCATGAAACAAAGGAGATGTGCAGTCAGACGTTTATcttgaaataaaaggaaaagaagatgtTTCCTCTTCTCTGTGACGTAAAATGCCCAACACACAGAAGAATGCTGGGAAGTTCCATTAAAAAGGCTGAGACTTGACCTTTGTCACTTTTAGATATTTCGAAAGgccaagaaaaaaacccaaaccaaaTTCCTCTGCAGGGGAAATCCAGCtatttgttttaacaaagaTGCTTAGACTTCATGATAAGTGAATAAAGCTTTGTCTGACTGCTAATCTAAGTGGAGAAAAACTGACAAATGAGTTGTGACAACACTAATATAGTTACTATAATTTATCTTCCCAAATTCCTCTGAGTTTATATTCTTTTGGTCTGCAGACATGCTCTGCATGATatgcaaagattaaaaaaaaaacctctgctttgtttgtttaaaggCCGTTTTTGAAATGATCTGCAATAAAAAAGGGCTGAACACAGAATGCTGTTTAGTACTGTGTTTTTACAGCAAACAAACTcagaaaggaagaaaatacaaaagaacTTTTAGGGGAAGACGAAGCTTGAATGTTAGCCAGCGTCAACTGATTCCTTAAAGACTCATTCACATATTTCAGATAAGTGTCAGCAGAATAACACAATGGAGCAACTCTGTTCAACTCATCTattattcactttatttttaacagcattGACTTCGTCCAGCGCCTGACTCACTATAAAAACAGATCAACAgctaaaatcatttaaatattttgacagtaatcccagaaacaaaaagaaagttgcATCTTAGACAAGaaaagcaaagataaaaaaacaagaaaagaccCAGCTTGGCAAGAAAAAACATGAccaagcaaaagaaaacagaagaaagaaatTCCTGAGAGACTTTCATGCAATGAAACAGAGAAATGTgaacaaagtaaaaaaggaaTACGCAAAAGCTGCAAAAGAATGAGTTAAAACTAATGATAATACAATCTCAGACAATTCCAGTGCAGCACGTAAAACTatgaataaacaaagaaaacaagccTGATGTGGACAGAAAACACAGATTATATATGAACTTTTTCAGCAAAACTCTGAATCCAGTCGGACCCTGAATGCACCaccataaaacaataaaataagctTAAACTTCATGTAATCCGGTGTCTGCAGCTGCTCAGTATGGTTGCTGCACCGGATAAGTAACTGTTTCGCTGGCAAATTTCTGATACAAACATGTGAAAAATGTAAGacaaaaaattcaattcaattttttcaacttaaaaaaaggaatgttttAGGAAAGAAacgtattaaaaaaactaattggaGCAAAAGGCTGAACATCCCATTCCTGCCCAAAAGTTAAATCGGTTAAATTTACCATttctaaaatttattttttattttcaactactagattcaataaaaacaagtcGGTTTGGTCCCaagcttgtgttttttgtggctatttgaTTAGCAATTCTTGCATAGGCAGTGATTTAAACTACACAGACTCAAactttgaaacttaaaaaaaaaaagtttgtattcttttcttttaatacaaTTTCAGTGCAGAAGATTgaatttttaagataaaaccTGGTAATGCactactttttttcacttttccagTAGACTCATTGCTGCATTCTAGTCCGAAAAAACATTGCGgtagtttaaataaaatg contains:
- the stard3nl gene encoding STARD3 N-terminal-like protein — translated: MESSMDSRLTGKRMGSVSSIVASARLESYEAADKKCISDVRRTFCLFVTFDLLFITMLWIIELNVNGSIQAQLEKEVLQYDYHASFFDIFLLAVFRFSALILAYAICKLRHWWAIAITTAISCAFLIVKVILSKLLSQGAFGYLLPIMSFVLAWIETWLLDFKVLPQEAEDEIRYQPFVDSVERTPVMGPGPLSDRQTDGQFYSPPESLADSDEELEDKHDPEKGLIHQVT